A section of the Veillonella criceti genome encodes:
- the rplK gene encoding 50S ribosomal protein L11 has translation MAKKVTKIVKLQCEAGKASPAPPIGPALGQAGVNIMAFVKEFNERTAQQAGLTIPVVITVFEDRSFTFVTKTPPAAVLLLKAAGIPKGSGVPNRDKVAKVSRDKVREIAELKMPDLNANTVEQGMRMVEGTARSMGIVIVD, from the coding sequence ATGGCTAAAAAAGTTACAAAAATTGTAAAACTTCAGTGTGAAGCAGGAAAGGCAAGTCCAGCGCCACCTATCGGTCCAGCTCTTGGTCAGGCAGGTGTTAACATTATGGCATTCGTTAAAGAATTTAACGAACGCACAGCACAACAGGCTGGCTTAACAATTCCAGTTGTTATTACTGTATTTGAAGATAGAAGCTTCACGTTTGTTACGAAGACTCCACCAGCAGCTGTTCTTTTATTAAAAGCAGCTGGCATCCCTAAAGGATCTGGAGTACCTAACCGTGACAAAGTAGCAAAGGTTAGTCGCGATAAAGTTCGTGAAATCGCAGAACTTAAAATGCCTGACTTGAATGCAAATACTGTAGAACAAGGCATGCGTATGGTAGAAGGTACTGCACGCAGCATGGGCATTGTAATCGTTGATTAA
- the rplA gene encoding 50S ribosomal protein L1, translating to MAKVGKKYAEAAKLIEAGKFYEPVEAVELVKKTATAKFDETVEISFNLNVDPKYADQQVRGAVVLPHGTGKTKRVLVFAKGDKIKEAEDAGADFVGSEELVAKIQGGWSDFDVAVATPDMMGQVGRLGKILGPKGLMPNPKVGTVTMDVARAVNEIKAGKIEYRTDKAGIIACAIGKASFDDAKLLDNYRTIVDTIIKAKPAAAKGQYIKSVTLSSTMGPGVPLNVFKLTTVTKEQ from the coding sequence ATGGCAAAAGTAGGTAAGAAATACGCTGAAGCAGCTAAACTTATCGAAGCAGGCAAATTCTACGAACCAGTAGAAGCTGTTGAGCTTGTTAAGAAAACTGCGACTGCTAAATTCGACGAAACTGTTGAAATCTCTTTCAACTTGAATGTCGATCCTAAATACGCTGATCAACAAGTTCGTGGTGCCGTTGTTTTACCTCATGGTACTGGTAAAACTAAACGCGTACTCGTATTTGCGAAAGGCGATAAAATTAAAGAAGCTGAGGATGCTGGCGCAGATTTCGTTGGCTCCGAAGAATTAGTAGCTAAAATTCAGGGCGGTTGGAGCGACTTTGACGTTGCTGTAGCAACGCCTGATATGATGGGCCAAGTTGGTCGTTTAGGTAAAATTTTAGGGCCTAAAGGCTTAATGCCAAACCCTAAAGTTGGTACTGTAACGATGGACGTAGCTCGTGCTGTTAATGAAATTAAAGCTGGTAAAATTGAGTATCGTACTGATAAAGCAGGTATTATTGCTTGTGCAATTGGTAAAGCATCTTTCGATGACGCTAAATTGCTTGACAATTATCGTACAATCGTTGATACTATTATTAAGGCAAAACCAGCTGCAGCAAAAGGTCAGTATATTAAATCTGTAACCTTGAGCTCCACAATGGGACCTGGTGTTCCTCTTAACGTATTCAAATTGACTACTGTTACGAAGGAACAATAA
- the secE gene encoding preprotein translocase subunit SecE has translation MAGSNSTAPQRRGGVGRMAREMKAELKKVVWPTKKELINYTIVVFLTVVFVAALIGIVDAIFGELFQLLMRVVG, from the coding sequence ATGGCAGGATCCAATTCTACAGCACCGCAGCGTCGTGGCGGCGTAGGTCGTATGGCGCGTGAAATGAAAGCGGAACTCAAAAAAGTAGTCTGGCCGACAAAAAAAGAGCTCATCAATTACACGATTGTAGTATTTCTCACTGTAGTATTCGTCGCTGCCTTAATTGGCATCGTTGATGCTATCTTTGGCGAATTATTCCAGTTGTTGATGCGTGTTGTCGGATAG
- the rpmG gene encoding 50S ribosomal protein L33 has product MRNAVTMACTDCKQRNYQTNKNKKNNPDRIEMMKYCKFCGKHTLHRETK; this is encoded by the coding sequence ATGCGTAATGCAGTGACTATGGCATGTACTGATTGCAAACAGCGTAACTATCAGACGAACAAGAATAAGAAAAACAATCCTGATCGTATTGAAATGATGAAATACTGCAAATTCTGCGGTAAACATACGCTACATCGCGAAACGAAATAA
- the rplJ gene encoding 50S ribosomal protein L10 — MAVTTQKQAIVAQMKENLSEAKGAVLVGYHGLTVAQVTDLRRKFLAEDVEYKVIKNTLTRIAVNELGIEGFAEHLEGPTALAISKTDAVAPARIIEDFIKDTKTEAIDVKVGLAEGKLLSADEVKALAKLPNREGMLSMLLSVLQAPIRNVAYAVKAVSEAKDETVA; from the coding sequence ATGGCTGTCACTACACAGAAACAGGCAATCGTTGCACAGATGAAAGAAAATCTTTCTGAAGCAAAGGGGGCCGTACTCGTTGGTTACCATGGCTTGACAGTAGCTCAGGTAACTGATTTACGCCGTAAATTCTTAGCGGAAGATGTAGAATACAAAGTAATCAAAAACACTTTGACTCGCATCGCTGTTAATGAATTAGGTATTGAAGGTTTCGCTGAACACTTGGAAGGTCCAACTGCGTTGGCCATTTCCAAAACTGATGCTGTTGCACCAGCTCGTATCATCGAAGACTTCATTAAAGACACTAAAACGGAAGCAATCGACGTTAAAGTTGGTCTTGCAGAAGGTAAACTTCTTTCTGCTGACGAAGTTAAAGCGCTTGCTAAATTGCCTAATCGCGAAGGTATGCTTTCCATGCTTCTTTCCGTACTTCAGGCTCCAATCCGCAACGTGGCTTACGCTGTAAAAGCTGTTTCGGAAGCAAAAGACGAAACTGTAGCATAA
- the rplL gene encoding 50S ribosomal protein L7/L12, protein MALNIENIVAELEQATILELNDLVKAIEEKFNVTAAAPVAVAAAGGAAGAGEEKSDFDVILKDAGAGKINVIKVVREATGLGLKEAKAVVDGAPAPVKEGMPKADAEALKAKLEEAGATVELK, encoded by the coding sequence ATGGCACTTAACATTGAAAACATCGTTGCTGAATTAGAACAAGCAACTATCCTTGAATTAAATGATCTTGTAAAAGCTATCGAAGAAAAATTTAACGTAACTGCAGCTGCTCCAGTAGCTGTTGCTGCTGCTGGCGGTGCTGCTGGCGCAGGCGAAGAAAAATCCGACTTCGACGTAATCTTGAAAGATGCTGGCGCTGGTAAAATCAACGTAATTAAAGTTGTTCGTGAAGCAACTGGTCTTGGCTTGAAAGAAGCTAAAGCTGTTGTTGACGGCGCTCCTGCACCTGTTAAAGAAGGTATGCCTAAAGCTGACGCTGAAGCTCTTAAAGCTAAATTGGAAGAAGCTGGCGCAACTGTTGAACTTAAATAA
- a CDS encoding aspartate ammonia-lyase, translating to MRKEHDFLGELEVADELYYGVQTLRAMENFNITGKHIDHDFIRSLAMVKKACALANMKTGRMDPTIGNAIVKAADEIIAGGLVDQFPVDPIQGGAGTSFNMNMNEVLANRALEILGHPKGSYDIISPNNHCNMAQSTNDAFPTAIKVCAILKSKPLLVALQRLVDELEKKAEEYKEVLKMGRTHLQDAVPITLGQEMGSYASGIRRGIKRIESSMLGAHIVNMGATAVGTGLNAEPSYIKDVAAELSTVVGEEFYTAENLIDATNNTDVFADISSGMKVTALVLIKMANDFRLMASGPRCGIGELKLPPRQPGSSIMPGKVNPVIAEVLNQVCYQVVANDLAVTLGVENGQFELNVMEPVIAYNLFNAMCYLKNGVNTFVDKLLIDLEADRERCQYWLERSVGIVTALLPHVGYENASALAKEAYTTGRAIKEIILEKGLLTKEEMEHILSPAEMTKPGIAGADILKVKGN from the coding sequence ATGCGTAAAGAACATGATTTTTTAGGTGAATTAGAAGTCGCTGATGAATTGTATTATGGCGTGCAAACATTGCGTGCTATGGAAAACTTTAATATTACGGGTAAACATATTGACCATGATTTTATTCGCTCTTTAGCCATGGTTAAAAAAGCGTGTGCTTTGGCTAATATGAAAACAGGTCGTATGGATCCAACAATTGGTAATGCTATTGTAAAAGCGGCTGATGAAATCATTGCTGGTGGATTAGTCGATCAATTCCCTGTAGATCCAATTCAGGGTGGTGCTGGTACGTCCTTTAATATGAATATGAATGAAGTATTAGCTAACCGTGCTCTTGAAATTTTAGGCCATCCAAAGGGTAGTTATGATATTATTTCGCCAAACAATCATTGTAATATGGCGCAGTCTACTAACGATGCGTTTCCAACAGCGATTAAAGTATGTGCTATTTTGAAAAGCAAACCATTATTGGTAGCGTTACAGCGTTTAGTCGATGAACTTGAAAAGAAAGCGGAAGAATATAAAGAAGTCTTAAAAATGGGCCGTACTCATTTACAAGATGCCGTGCCAATTACCCTTGGTCAAGAAATGGGATCCTATGCGTCCGGTATTCGCCGTGGTATCAAACGGATTGAATCCTCTATGCTAGGGGCGCATATCGTAAATATGGGGGCGACTGCTGTTGGAACTGGTCTTAATGCAGAACCTTCTTATATTAAAGACGTAGCTGCTGAATTGTCTACTGTAGTAGGTGAAGAATTTTATACAGCTGAAAATTTAATTGATGCGACTAATAATACCGATGTATTTGCTGATATTTCGAGCGGTATGAAAGTAACCGCATTAGTACTTATTAAAATGGCGAATGATTTCCGCTTGATGGCTTCTGGTCCTCGCTGTGGTATTGGCGAATTGAAATTACCACCTCGTCAACCAGGCTCTTCTATCATGCCAGGTAAAGTTAACCCGGTTATTGCCGAAGTGCTAAATCAGGTATGTTACCAAGTCGTTGCTAATGATTTGGCCGTTACATTAGGTGTTGAAAATGGCCAGTTTGAGTTAAATGTTATGGAACCGGTTATTGCCTATAACTTATTTAATGCTATGTGCTATTTAAAGAATGGTGTAAATACATTCGTTGATAAGTTGTTAATTGATTTAGAAGCTGATCGTGAACGTTGTCAATACTGGTTAGAACGGAGCGTTGGTATTGTTACGGCCTTACTTCCTCATGTAGGGTATGAAAATGCTTCAGCATTGGCGAAAGAAGCTTACACGACAGGTCGTGCGATTAAAGAAATTATTCTTGAAAAGGGTTTATTAACCAAAGAAGAAATGGAGCATATTTTATCACCTGCTGAAATGACTAAACCAGGTATTGCTGGTGCAGACATTTTAAAAGTAAAAGGTAATTAA
- the nusG gene encoding transcription termination/antitermination protein NusG, producing the protein MEAEKKWYVIHTYSGYENKVKTNLELKVQSMGLEDTIGRILVPVEDEVDEKDGVKKVVKRKIFPGYVLVEMEVNDRSWYVVRNTPGVTGFVGSATKPVPLSDSEVEYILKSQGLDQAPKHTIDVVVGETVRITSGAFEDRLGTITEINHEKQTLKLDVEVFNRDTSVEVDFSQIEKDL; encoded by the coding sequence GTGGAAGCAGAAAAGAAATGGTATGTTATTCATACTTACTCAGGCTACGAAAATAAAGTAAAAACTAATCTGGAACTGAAAGTTCAATCTATGGGGTTAGAAGATACGATTGGTCGTATTCTTGTGCCTGTAGAAGATGAAGTGGACGAGAAGGATGGCGTAAAGAAAGTTGTTAAGCGCAAAATCTTCCCTGGCTACGTGTTAGTAGAGATGGAAGTAAATGATCGTTCCTGGTATGTAGTGCGTAACACGCCGGGGGTAACAGGCTTTGTTGGGTCTGCTACAAAACCGGTACCGTTATCTGATTCCGAGGTTGAATATATCCTCAAATCACAGGGGCTGGATCAAGCGCCAAAGCATACAATCGATGTCGTAGTAGGCGAAACAGTGCGCATTACTTCTGGTGCCTTTGAAGATAGATTAGGTACAATTACTGAAATCAATCACGAAAAACAAACATTGAAACTCGATGTGGAAGTGTTTAATCGTGATACATCGGTAGAGGTAGATTTTTCTCAAATCGAGAAAGATCTTTAA